The sequence GACTTCATCCGATTCCAGTATCGGGGGAGACTTTTTCTCCGGCTGAGCCGCCCCCTCAAGCAGGATCTTCTTGAAGACATCGTTTTCCGGAGAATCATTTTTGAGTATGTCACGCTGAAGTGACCAAAACCTTCGCCTACCTGAGTCTAGCGGCACCAACTCGAATGGCAGCGGTTCACTGGTAGCACCGTCCGATGGCCTCTTCAGTTGTATATTCACCTGGATAGGAAAAAATTGTGTCCAATTAGCGTTTTGATAGTCATAGGATGCTAGAGTTCTACTCACAAGGACGGGATGTTCAACCTCCAGCGTTCGATAGCGGGGCGTCCTGAAGCAGATTGCCACCTGTTTGTGTACGTTGGTATGCTGAAACTCGCCGTAGTCCTCCCACAGTATGTTGCCGTGCTGTTCTTCGTAGAAGCGCACCGCGATGTCCTCTTTGGCGACCTTCTCACACAGCAGAATAATCTCTCTACCGCCGGCAACCGGGGCGGTTACGTCACTTAACTTACAGATCACCAGATCGGACATGGCTTTCTTATCGTAGATCACATCGGACACAACTGGCTGCAAGGGTTCCGTGAACCGACCTCGCTGTTGACCCTCCAGGAAGACCTGGAAGCACAGGCGGATGGCATTGAGATCGATGGTGGCCGGTTGCCTGGCATGACCGTATCCAGCTGTAAGAAAGGGTTCACAGTTAATGGTTAGCTGCGAGTTCATCGCTTCGTCAACTCACTTTTGAACGGGTCGACCCGAATCTCCTCGCGCAAGCGAAGTGCTTCTTCGATGTCCTTCTTCTTGACACACTGGATGCCCAGGTTGCTAAAGGTGTAGCTCATGGTGCTGCTGTTGATCTCAACCGTGCAGACGCCCTTCTTGCAGCCCTCTTTGCCGACCAGATTGTGCGGATGGGGCCGGTAGGGCGGATCCTTCGTCACGCAGGACACCACAACAACCGCCCGGCCCTTGTAGCCGCGGATTTCGATGCTCGGGAAGGTCTTCTGCTCCGGGGTGCTGTGTACGCCGGGGATCGACCCGGCCGAACGGCCCTCGCACTCATACCGAAACCGCAGGGCCTTTGACTGGGGCTGCTCGGTGATGACGACGTGCGGTCTCTCTGGCGCTGTTGGTGGCATCTCTTGGTCGATTATatcaactgaaaaaaaaaagaaaggtcTTTATTAGGGTGGGTAAACATTTTACTGATGGGGGATTGAAAGTAGTGCCGGGCAAACAAACATGGCGTCAGATATCCTTAGCTAAGGTGATTGAAGATTACGATCAGTAGTAATTACCTTCCGGACTGGGTTCGGAATTTGGTGGTGGGTCGTCAAGCGGCTCAGTGACCCGGAGAATGGGAACGACCGTGTTTGACGTCAAAGGGACAGTGGGGGCATCGTGATGAACAATGAGATTATACATTCCGGCCAGTGGTGACCGAGTAAGGGTGTCAAgtttatggaataaattttcgtGTTCATAATCCGATGAGGATGTGGATGAAGACGACGAGCCGGATGAGTTATATATGCAGCGTTTTGACAGAAATGGGCTCGTGGAAGATCGTGTTGGGAAGGACATTGTGTTGCCGGCTTGgttgtactctgatcaatttttCTTACTTTAAAACTATTCAATACTGCAAACGAAAATCAAGTTTTGACTAGAATTAACAAAAAGTGTTAAGTTTACGCTGACAGAATTTCATCACAATTTGCCGCGTAATTTTGAAGAGGGCATAGAAGCAAGAGCCTTTAGCTTTGCCTGACTctacatatctatggttgcttcTTCGTGCCGGCTtcctccttttcaagagctaagtaagggccgtttggccgaaagttgttcgGCCGAATATACTACATGGCCGAAACCTATCTGCCTATTGACCGAATATCATTCGGCCGAACAGGTCTGGCGAACGGCCGAAcacatcatttggccgaataggatgtTTGGTCGAATACTTCATTTAGTCAAAAATGCCTTTTGGATATAATAGCCTCTTGCTTAGCTTAGCTGTAATCATTCAAACATTGGAAGCAGGTGAATCGTTTATTCAATCGAAAGTTGTCTTCTTTAGGTAAAAAATtggcttattcagcttaaataGTTTGACACGAGTAAATCAATAAAGACAAAATCAATAACGGCAGGTAAATAACGGCACCGGCCACGTCTTTACAGTCAGTTAGGAAAAAGTAAGCAGCGTTAGTGGGTGTTTTTTGCTGTTAAGAGACCGTGTCTATCCCTGCGTCTCCACAATAATCACAGAAAGGAACATTTGATTATGAGTGGGTATCATTGGGTCTGGCTTCACACTGATAAGAGATGTGACCGTCCGTGCTTTTTAAATAATAACATTTAAGAACACTAAGAAATGCAATCAATGTCAGTGCGCGAGACAATCGAATGAGCAGAAATTAATCGACTTACCGactgcagaaacaaaaattacgATGATCGCGCAATCGTTCTGCGTCTAATATAAAACACGACCAAACGCCACTGAatgttttattttctaattaatttacacaCTCTCACAAATCAGAACCAAACAGCTTCTATGAGTGCGCGATCGTTAAGCGAGCTGAAAGAGCCTTTTGGACGAAAATGCgatttgaccgaatgggtcatatggccaaaaattccgtttggccgaatagatcatacGGTCGAAAATGTAGACTggtcgaataggttatttggatGTAAGAGCCTCATGCTTAGCTTAGTTTTGCAACTACAGCTCATATGGTTGCTACTTCGTgtttgaccagaatcagtggcTGGAACTAGTCAATCATTCTCACTGTTCAAGTTTCAGTTACTTAATAAACACAAGGAATAATAACGGCAGCTAAATAATGGCGTCGACGgtgatttgaccgaataggtcatacggtcgaaaatgtcgtttggtcaaacaggtcatttggccgaaatggttgtttgataCACAGGACCATTTGGTCAAAAGTTTCGTTTGGATGAGCAGATAATTagaccgaaaaagttgtttggtgGATAGGTCATTTAATCGAAAACATTGTttgacgtcttacttctcaattaTAATTCCTCATTTTTTCACTCTGgcttaatttaaataatttaattaataatCATCATATTATCATCACTCCAGCAGAAAGCACAGTCGTCAACtcttgtttgttttgatcatatGCTCGGCGATGCTGATTCAACTGATACCCAAGCGTAAAAACATAACTATCGCTTGGCGCCGGAATGAATATATTCAATTGGGGCTTATTTGCACCgaaatttatttgttatttCATATTATGTACTAAGCAGACGCGTATCCTTTAGCATTCTGACTAGAGCTGTCGTAAAATCCCGCAGACGCAGCATCCTTTAGCATTCTGACTAGAGCTGTCGTAAAATCCCGTTTagtcgattagtaactaatcgatcaCTCTCGTTTTTTGTCGataattgaatcgattaatcgttgggtagtattcgattcaaaattaatcaattatcacaacgataaatcgattaatcgaagtaatcgattaatttgcgacatctctagttcTGAATTCAAATTATTATTTCCATGCACCAgaatatgaaatgatattcatattttgacaCAGTGAAAGGGAGATATTGAagatcgagttagggaggtatcgagatggGGAACACATTCATATTTGGCCGAGTAGTTAAAttttgtttccttattaagtgaagtaagaaatgaataaatgttcgaagtgaatagtgaacagcgataactgagaagtgacaagtgagatgttcgaaataaGTACAGAGTAGTAAGAAGCGAGTACAGAAATATGGAAGTGAGTCTTGAGTAGTGAAATGTGTGCAGTGTcatgtgagtagtggaaagtggGAAATTAGAAGTGATAAGCAAGGAGTGAGAAATATGAGATGATaattgtgaagtgagaagcgagatgttgagTTATGAGAAGTACGTGGAGAGAGacagaaataatgaagaaagatagaagaagagagataaaaaaagaaaaagtttcCTGgtcctctcttctcacttctcacttctcactacttacttcatgACACACACACTTACACACATGACCCCCTTTTCCCACAACTCTCCTCActccacacttctcacttttcactatttatttttcacttctaattttccacttctctcttttcacttttcaacttCTTATATCACTTctaactcctcatttctcattaatcacttttcacttctcacttttcatttcactTATTACTTGTCACTCCATTTACTGACATTTctgacttctcactactcatttctcacttttttttctcacttttcatttcacacttttcacttctcacttctcactcatttgCCATTTTCATATCTtgtcatatctcacttctgacttctcgttgctcacttatcacttttcacttctcacttctgctTCCCATTTCAATATTCTTTCTTCTAACTACTCTCGTCTCCCCTCTAATTTcgcacttcccactactcaaatctcacttcttacttcgcacttctcactagttctcacttctcacttttagcttttcacttcttacttctctctatttatttctgacttctcatttttcacttttcacttctcacttataatttCTCatatcacttctaacttctcatttctcatttatcgcttttctctttttttttaccTATTTTACAtttcacttattacttttcacttctcactacacacttctcattccaatttccaaactcatttctcacttcttacttcgcacttctcacttttcatttcatacttttcacttctcacttcgaatttctcacttctcacttctaaccatttagttctcatttctcacagcaaacttattatttctcacttctcgtttatcacgtttcacttctaacttctaacaaTATCGCGCATGTaactgtttctgacaacatcgagttagtgatttgaaaatgtattggaaaattacttcgacttagaaaatatcgagtaagggagatatcgacttacggaggaaaCGCAGTATGATAAATTCAAGGGATTttaaatttcatcgagtaaagaaaaaatatcgagttacagaacatcgagttaggaagagttcactgtatttCAAATTGAGTCTAAATGCGAGGCGCTGATATCACGAGTCGACTCTTGCTACTATTAGTGCGCACCTATTTAAATGTATTTAAAATACTTTTCAGTCCTTGCTTCTGACTCATCATTTTGTTtacttcaaatttctcactgAGGAAAGAAAAAGTGGACCAATCGGCCAAATGAtactttcggctaaatgaccctttctaccaaacaaccattttgaccaaatggcattttcggccaaatgactttctcaTCCGAACGACATCTTCAGCCATATGACATGcttggccaaataacctattcgaccaaactacATTCTCGGCGGTACAATCTATTCGACCAAAGGACCATTTAGGCTGATTGGCACTTtctgccaaattaccatttcgaccaaatgactttccaaccaaatgaactgttcggccaaacgacatattcggcttTATGACCTtattggccaaatgacattttcagaaaatgtcgtatgaccgaataggacatttatcCGAATAGGATTTtcggctgaataggacatttggccgaaaaagtcatctgGCAGACTAagtaatttgaccgaataggttatttagtcgaaaatgtcgtttggtcgaaactgTCATTTGACGTAACGGGTCatatgaccgaaaatgtcgttcgatcgaacaggtcatttggccgataagGTCAATTGGGCGAAATCGCTGTTCAACgcttcccttctcacttcttattgtgAAGAATCATTTGAGTAGtt comes from Armigeres subalbatus isolate Guangzhou_Male chromosome 2, GZ_Asu_2, whole genome shotgun sequence and encodes:
- the LOC134213866 gene encoding embryonic polarity protein dorsal-like isoform X6, which codes for MGPNDNNNVLEDDPNLQDLPNNLIVADDILDLIIDIIDQEMPPTAPERPHVVITEQPQSKALRFRYECEGRSAGSIPGVHSTPEQKTFPSIEIRGYKGRAVVVVSCVTKDPPYRPHPHNLVGKEGCKKGVCTVEINSSTMSYTFSNLGIQCVKKKDIEEALRLREEIRVDPFKTGYGHARQPATIDLNAIRLCFQVFLEGQQRGRFTEPLQPVVSDVIYDKKAMSDLVICKLSDVTAPVAGGREIILLCEKVAKEDIAVRFYEEQHGNILWEDYGEFQHTNVHKQVAICFRTPRYRTLEVEHPVLVNIQLKRPSDGATSEPLPFELVPLDSAKRKKRKPNTWGDTPEHMPEAARHQYYAPIGNVPGEAIKTEPRDSPTHPPFNPFLGAYRHPNESPSPIERSPLYGNTTPVGPTSPYNAPGTSVTPTPGGYQPNVMNQDFLLGGTQQFQNPYAFPTPSPTNGQPMYMQPPQQQQQQQQQQPQQHQFQSPANMNNPQQFNVSNLINLQDQLAQPGPSGIQAVPAFQTTGNIGEVNLSSLLNMDSSELKSLMANISTSDIKQEQHRMQQEAETLSDSFTRLTTNGLNNLDK
- the LOC134213866 gene encoding embryonic polarity protein dorsal-like isoform X5, yielding MSFPTRSSTSPFLSKRCIYNSSGSSSSSTSSSDYEHENLFHKLDTLTRSPLAGMYNLIVHHDAPTVPLTSNTVVPILRVTEPLDDPPPNSEPSPEVDIIDQEMPPTAPERPHVVITEQPQSKALRFRYECEGRSAGSIPGVHSTPEQKTFPSIEIRGYKGRAVVVVSCVTKDPPYRPHPHNLVGKEGCKKGVCTVEINSSTMSYTFSNLGIQCVKKKDIEEALRLREEIRVDPFKTGYGHARQPATIDLNAIRLCFQVFLEGQQRGRFTEPLQPVVSDVIYDKKAMSDLVICKLSDVTAPVAGGREIILLCEKVAKEDIAVRFYEEQHGNILWEDYGEFQHTNVHKQVAICFRTPRYRTLEVEHPVLVNIQLKRPSDGATSEPLPFELVPLDSAKRKKRKPNTWGDTPEHMPEAARHQYYAPIGNVPGEAIKTEPRDSPTHPPFNPFLGAYRHPNESPSPIERSPLYGNTTPVGPTSPYNAPGTSVTPTPGGYQPNVMNQDFLLGGTQQFQNPYAFPTPSPTNGQPMYMQPPQQQQQQQQQQPQQHQFQSPANMNNPQQFNVSNLINLQDQLAQPGPSGIQAVPAFQTTGNIGEVNLSSLLNMDSSELKSLMANISTSDIKQEQHRMQQEAETLSDSFTRLTTNGLNNLDK